cttttcttcttcattttctttctctttctttcctctttcttctttctctccACTCCTATTTTGATTTTCCTCCTCCCTATCCACTATCGCTACCGGTAGTCACCatctcgctctctctctctctctcccatcCTCCTCTCTCCCTTCTTTCTCCTTCTTCCTCTCTCCCTTCATCCTACCCCCATCCATATTTATTTTAGGGTgtgtattttaaaattttagaatatttttacaAGGTTCATATAgacaaaatcataaaaaaaaacttgcatATTAAAAACTTCCTAAAAAACACCCCTCTCAAACacactcctttttatttttgatgATATACGTCTTGTTTATCTTAACAAAATGGGTGGGATAGCTATTCTAGTGCTAGATATATTCACGATATTTAGTACCTTTTCCATGGCGTCCTTTGCATTACTAGGTATTTTCCATGGCATCTTTTGTATTACCAGGTACGAGTGACCTCTTGGGCAAATTAATAGTtcaatgtgtttggattgtaaattattacaCTTTATTTACACACATTGACTTACTTGgatcatcaacacatttttcaatcactttttatcTCTCATATGTTAtatcaaaaaagtgttacaatacttttttcacaaaattatctcaaataatttacaatccaaacacactcactgAGTTAATTATTAGCCAAAAATATTAATTGCTTTGTAATGACAATCAGAATGATATTAACTCCTATTTATTCATCATCTATGACAGTAAGATGTTCAATGCATACAATACAAGTTATTTCTTTCAGTTTCTCTCTTTTTATCCGTGCAGCCGGGTGGCAAGCAAatagagcttaatctctaggaggcAAAAAAATTAATCCTGGCAAATTCTTCGTACGATGGTATAATTACCTAGTGAAAGTTTGGAACCATGCCATGTGATACTTCGTACTAGTGCTCTTCTGCAATAAGACACAATTGGATTATTAGAATACTTGTGCAGAACAACTAGCTcctacttttcctttttttcatttttcagaaAACTACGACTATCTACTCATCCATCCCACATCGGAAGATTGTGGGGTATTTATCCTAGGTTTAAGGTCCCCAAGCTCCTCGTTCTGTCACCAATTGGCTGAACGTGGAAGTTTGGTGGGTCCCTCTTAGATTGCTTAGGCCATTATTTCCGTTAACTCTCCAAGTGTTTCAAATCTAATTAATTGCCTATCTTTGACAAAAAATACCAATTAGTTGGTGAGGGTGTGctcggggggggggggttgagTCACCATCCCACATCGGAAGATTGTGGGGTATTTATCCTGGGTTTAAGGTCTACCACAATAGTAATTTGATTGTCGCGACTCACAGGTCACAATCCAATCCCACTAAACTTTTGAATTTTGCCACACATGCAACTCTTATTGATTATAAAGCATAAATTcgaaatttcatttgaaaatgtggTGTGGCAATCAAATTACTACAATAGGACCATCAGCTGCCATAACTATCTTCGTTAAAATGTAATTCAAgtgttaatattttaaaatataaaattaaataagaCAAATTTATAAATGCAATATAaggtaattattttatttctgcATGCATGCATATGATATGTTATGTAAGATTTAAGTGCCGGCTAGAAAAGTCCTTAAAAATCACTCTTATATGACATTTTTCATTAATTAACTAGAAGACGTCAAACATTACTAGACCGAGATGAATGGCATGCATGTGAGAGGTGCAAGGCCGTGGGTTCTACCTACCAGCAAAAAGGGCACAAGAAATCCTAATTGGCTAATTCCTATGTCGTCTTCAATTTTAATCACGATTTAAAGCCATAGCTCTTACCTAATCACTGGTAAATACGCACCTGCTAAACTTTGGCTACACAAGTTGTCGTGATTCCCGCTCAATTATTGCAAAAGATCATTTCCACATCTTTTACCATTTTTCACCCGACCTTTAGGAAAGGGGGTACAAAGTCAAGTCGTGCACAGTTTGGGCCAATCAAATTGAAAGGTAAGACCTTCAATCTGAGAATGTAACGTCTAATATATTGAACTATCAAGAAGAATTACCAGGGTCATATCATTTCTTGTGTGCAAGGGAAGATAAAAGTTGAGTTTGAGTAACATGATATAAAATtaacttctctctctctttgagaGTCTCATCTCCTCCGGCTGTAGGGTTCTAAATTACTTTATTTTCAGTCCTGGTTTCCACTAGTGTTTTACATTCTTCCACGCAACATTTCCTGTCAAGAAGCTTATCATGAGTTCGATGCAAGATATACTCCAACAGTTAtcatctgtccaacttgatgaAGAAGAGTGTACAGTCATTGAAGTGACAGAGGAAGAAATCAAGCAGGGAATAGAAGATTGCTCAAATAGCTGTTTAGAGAAGTTCGTAGCACGTAAGGAAATGAATCTGAAGGGGTTAAAAGGGGCACTGGAGCGAGCATGGAAGCGACAAGGTTTCAGAATCTTCCGAGTCCAACCAGATGTTTGTCAACTTTTCTTTGCATCCAAGAAAGACCTGCAGTTTGTCCTGAGTAAAGGTCCATGGAACATCGACAACAACCTACTAGTAGTCAAAAGTTGGTTTTCGGGAGTAAGGGTGAATGaacttgattttgaaaatgtgTTTTTTGGGGTCAATATTTGTGGTCTGCCCTGGGAGTTTTATACTCAAGAGGTTGCTATGAAAGTGGCCTCCAGCTTTAGGGACTGTTCTTGTGTCCAGTTAAAGGAGAAATCTGATAGTGACGAACGGTTCTTCAGACTCAGAATTTTGGTGAACACGAAAACCCCGTTGCGGAGGGTGGTTAGGTTGAAATGGGGTGACAACAGTGAAGCCAGAGGGATATTACGTTATGAACGCTTATCGTCGTTCTGCTATCAATGTGGAGTCATGGGGCATACAGCAAAGGTCTGTGCCAAAGCAATGGTTGCAGAAGCCAATTCCAGTCAAGACTCTCAATATGGCTTTTGGTTGATAACGGATACTATCATAGCTAGGCAGATCTGGCAACAGATACTGTCCGCGGAAGGGATGCCGGAAAACCCCTCGGGACCCATGGCTCTAGAAGAAGATGGAAGAGGTCATCATCGTGCTTCACCATCACAAACGCAGTGTAGGGCTTGAGACTGTCATGAGACGGATGGTAATCATTTTCCCCGCAGTTTTCGAAGCATGAGGGACGGGGTCTTGAGTACGGAGACACAAAGATGGACTCCAGCTAGGAAGCAGCTCCAAGCTTATACCAAATATATTAACCAAGTGGACCAACTTGGTGAAGCAGGAGGGGCCCAAACTAGTGGACCTTCAGAAGTGGGTCTAGACCTCACTATTAAAGGCCCAACGAGAGCCAACATGGGAGAGGTGTGTAGGGCTACCCTTCCACCCATTACATGTAACGAGTTGGCTACGCGGGACGGACATGAGGGTGACCTAACAACAGAAACTCCTGATTTGGTCCTAACAGCTATTGATGAAGTACGAAGGTGGGAAAAGCGGCACCTACATGAGGAGTGTGATACTTTGCAAGAGGTTGGGGAAGGAAAGAGAGCAAGGCTGCAGGATGGTTCTGACTTCAACACAGGTCAAACGGCGGTGTCTGCACTGCAGCACCGCCGAAGCCAATGATCGCTTTGGTCTGGAATTGCCGGGGGCTTGGGAACCCCCATGCAATTCGAGCCCTCAATAACATATTGAGGGAACAAGTTCtcgattttgtttttctttcggAAACGAAACTCTTAAGAGGGGAAATGGAGGCACTTAAGAGACGGCTTGGCTTTGTGAACGGCTTTTATGTAGACTGCCAGAACAGAGGTGGGGGTCTAGCATTATTATGGAGAGATGACGTCCAGCTTTCAATCATGAGACTCCAGCGGTCATATTGATGCTGTGATTCAAGATAGTAGAATGGGGCAGCAATGGAGATTTACTGATTTTTATGAACATCCAAAACTAAGCCAAAGGAAGCACTCATGGCAGCTATTGAAACGATTAGCTCGTTAGTACTCAATGTTGTGGTTATGTGCATGCAATTTCAATGAAATCCTGTCTTCTGGAGAAAAATGTGGGGGTCGGGATAGAAGCCAATCCCAGATGGCAGCTTTTCGGGATGCACTTAGCGAGGCAAACTTGTATGATTTGGGTTTCAAAGGTTCCAGATACACATGGGCACGAGGCAGGGATCCTAGTCATCGTATTTGTGAAAGGTTGGATAGGGCTGTGGCTTCACCTGAGTGGTGAACTCTCTTTCCAGCGGCCACTGTCAGCCATCTCTCATCTTCTTGGTCGGACCATGTTCCACTTCGCATAGCCATTAACTATAGTTTAAGACCTTTCAATAATAAGAGGCGAAGGAGAACGTCCTACAAGTTTGAGCAGATATGGATAGGTGATGAGGAATGTGAAAAAATATTATCTGAAAATTGGCATGAGGTTGGTGCAGGAGACCCAGTTGCTTCATTGGCTTTATGTACACAGAAGGCCTTACAAGCTTTAAAGTCGTGGGAAAGTAGGAAGTTTAGAAATTTGAAGGCAAAAATTAAAAAGCTTTCGAACAAGCTTCAAGCTATTCAATTTAACTCCTCTTATCGGATAGCAGATGAGATCCATATCAGAAGGAACTCGACTCACTTTGGAGCAGGAAGAAATTTATTGGAAGCAACGGTCAAGAGTTTCTTGGCTAAAAGAAGAAGACCGAAATACTTCTTATTTCCATCACAAAGCTAGTCAGCGAAGACGGAGGAATGCTATAAAGAGCCTTCAACTGGAAAATGGAGAATGGATCAACACAGATGGCCAAATTGAGCAACATATTAAGGAGTTTTATAAAAAACTTTTCTCATCAGATGGGGCGGAGGTGGAGTTATTTGCAGATATTATTGATCAAAGATTGGACGATCAGATGAAGTCGGAGCTCATGAAGGATTTTTCGAAACAAGAGATCTTTGATGCTTTGGGGCAAATGCATCCATGGAAAGCGCCAAGACCTGACGGGCTCCATGCTGGTTTTTACCAGAGATTTTAGGAGATAATTGGGAAGGAGGTGAAGGAAATGGCACTCTCAGTCCTTAATGATAGTGTAAGCCCAGGTAAATTGAATCTGACCCATATTGTGCTAATCCCCAAAGTCAAAAGCCCTTCTATGATATCTGATTATCGGCCCATAAGTTTGTGCAATGTAGCTTATAAACTGATCACAAAAACCATGACTAATCGATTGAAAAATGTGATGCCACACATTATTAGTGCTAATCAATATGCTTTTGTTAAAGGGTGTTTGATTACGGATAATGTGATGACAGCTATTGAGATGTTTCATTGACTGGAGCATAGAAGTGAGTGGCATGAGAGATTTTTGGCTTTAAAACTTGACATGAGCAAAGCGTATGATAGTGTTGAATGGAAGTTTCTTGAATACATGTTATATGCTATTGGT
The DNA window shown above is from Coffea arabica cultivar ET-39 chromosome 5e, Coffea Arabica ET-39 HiFi, whole genome shotgun sequence and carries:
- the LOC113688975 gene encoding uncharacterized protein, whose product is MSSMQDILQQLSSVQLDEEECTVIEVTEEEIKQGIEDCSNSCLEKFVARKEMNLKGLKGALERAWKRQGFRIFRVQPDVCQLFFASKKDLQFVLSKGPWNIDNNLLVVKSWFSGVRVNELDFENVFFGVNICGLPWEFYTQEVAMKVASSFRDCSCVQLKEKSDSDERFFRLRILVNTKTPLRRVVRLKWGDNSEARGILRYERLSSFCYQCGVMGHTAKVCAKAMVAEANSSQDSQYGFWLITDTIIARQIWQQILSAEGMPENPSGPMALEEDGRGHHRASPSQTQCRA
- the LOC140007096 gene encoding uncharacterized protein is translated as MAAFRDALSEANLYDLGFKAATVSHLSSSWSDHVPLRIAINYSLRPFNNKRRRRTSYKFEQIWIGDEECEKILSENWHEMRSISEGTRLTLEQEEIYWKQRSRVSWLKEEDRNTSYFHHKASQRRRRNAIKSLQLENGEWINTDGQIEQHIKEFYKKLFSSDGAEVELFADIIDQRLDDQMKSELMKDFSKQEIFDALGQMHPWKAPRPDGLHAGFYQRF